A DNA window from Bacteroides cellulosilyticus contains the following coding sequences:
- a CDS encoding multidrug effflux MFS transporter — MVKDNSKLFILILLGMLTAFGPFVTDMYLPSLPSMGEYFSTSSSMVQLGLTASMIGLAVGQIFFGPLSDRYGRRIPLQVAMWLFIVSTIFCLFAQNIQQFVVFRLIQGIAGAGGIVIARSIATDKFSGKDLAKMLAIIGAINGIAPVVAPIIGGVFTEAIGWQGIFIILLALGVLLLIGCMRFRESLPVENRLATKWADTFNSFKVVLRNKQYVGYVLQLAFAQGVLFAYIASSPFIIQQHYGYSPFAFSICFSINAIAIGGAAAFSVKFRRPANGTLVGCMGMLIFSLLECSALALGCSFWIYELLLIAVLFMMGMTFTTSTALAMECERTNAGTASALLGAVCFSFGGIVSPLVGIGNILVSTGVIFVICSLCSLSCILLALGRRRTKLYFAFSTSQKR; from the coding sequence ATGGTAAAAGATAATTCAAAGCTGTTTATTCTAATTTTATTAGGTATGCTGACGGCCTTCGGGCCTTTTGTTACGGACATGTATCTGCCGAGTCTTCCGTCTATGGGAGAATATTTCAGTACAAGTTCTTCAATGGTTCAGTTAGGACTGACTGCCAGTATGATCGGACTGGCCGTCGGACAGATATTCTTCGGCCCTTTGAGTGACCGTTATGGTAGACGCATACCGTTGCAGGTTGCTATGTGGTTGTTTATTGTATCAACGATTTTCTGTTTGTTTGCGCAGAATATTCAGCAATTCGTCGTTTTCCGGTTGATACAAGGTATTGCCGGGGCAGGCGGTATTGTTATAGCCCGTTCCATTGCTACGGATAAATTTTCGGGCAAAGATCTGGCAAAGATGCTGGCGATCATTGGGGCCATCAACGGCATTGCTCCCGTGGTAGCGCCTATTATCGGAGGAGTGTTTACGGAAGCCATCGGTTGGCAGGGAATTTTCATAATTTTACTTGCATTGGGTGTGCTCCTTTTGATAGGATGTATGCGTTTCCGGGAATCACTTCCAGTGGAAAATCGTCTGGCTACGAAATGGGCGGATACCTTTAATAGTTTCAAGGTGGTGCTTCGCAATAAACAGTATGTCGGTTATGTGCTACAACTCGCTTTTGCACAAGGAGTGCTGTTTGCTTATATTGCTTCCTCACCTTTTATAATCCAGCAACATTATGGCTATTCGCCCTTTGCTTTCAGCATTTGTTTCAGTATTAACGCCATTGCCATCGGTGGTGCGGCGGCATTTTCCGTGAAGTTTCGCCGGCCTGCAAACGGAACGCTGGTCGGTTGTATGGGTATGCTTATTTTTTCTTTACTCGAATGTTCCGCTTTGGCTTTGGGTTGCAGCTTCTGGATTTATGAACTGCTGCTGATAGCGGTTCTTTTTATGATGGGAATGACGTTTACCACCTCTACTGCATTAGCCATGGAGTGTGAGCGCACGAATGCCGGAACAGCTTCAGCACTGTTGGGTGCTGTTTGCTTTTCGTTCGGCGGCATTGTCTCTCCTCTGGTAGGCATTGGAAATATACTGGTTTCCACAGGGGTTATATTTGTTATCTGTTCTCTCTGTTCCCTTTCCTGTATTTTGTTGGCTTTAGGCAGAAGGCGTACGAAGCTTTACTTCGCATTCAGTACATCCCAGAAGCGTTGA
- a CDS encoding cupin domain-containing protein yields MKELAVKNYKTAEGQKINQGGNEFTVKPIVEQADVDQCRVNFVEVEPGNFAYGYHYHETDEEVFYIISGTGIVRTANGDVTVKAGDAITFPTGPGGAHVIRNGSDTEKLVYIDFDTNNLPEIVHFPDTNQVMAYGKFSNGIYDKK; encoded by the coding sequence ATGAAAGAACTTGCAGTAAAGAATTACAAGACCGCAGAAGGTCAGAAAATCAACCAGGGTGGTAATGAATTTACAGTGAAACCGATTGTTGAGCAAGCGGATGTGGACCAATGCCGTGTGAACTTTGTAGAAGTGGAACCGGGTAATTTTGCCTATGGATATCATTATCATGAAACGGACGAAGAGGTGTTCTATATCATCAGTGGTACAGGAATTGTCCGCACAGCAAATGGGGATGTGACGGTGAAGGCCGGTGATGCAATAACTTTCCCTACAGGCCCTGGAGGTGCACATGTCATTCGTAACGGTTCGGATACGGAAAAGCTGGTTTATATTGACTTCGATACGAATAATCTTCCGGAGATTGTACATTTCCCCGATACGAATCAAGTGATGGCCTACGGAAAATTCTCTAATGGCATTTATGATAAGAAGTAA
- a CDS encoding GNAT family N-acetyltransferase: MKIREITLDDIDLLVRLRFDFINMIGVELSDEQEAALKKQLNEYYRKHISLGDFVAFLAVGEEEVMAAAFMVINERPAGGAFITGITGTLLNVITYPAYRKKGYATLLIEALIQRARELNVTAIDLNATQMGEKVYQNLGFLPIKDVAMRLKLEY; encoded by the coding sequence ATGAAGATCAGAGAAATAACCTTGGATGATATCGACCTTCTCGTTAGGCTCAGATTCGATTTTATCAATATGATTGGAGTTGAATTATCCGATGAGCAAGAAGCTGCACTTAAAAAGCAATTGAATGAATATTATCGGAAACATATTTCTCTGGGAGATTTCGTTGCTTTTCTTGCAGTAGGGGAGGAGGAGGTTATGGCAGCCGCTTTCATGGTTATAAATGAGAGGCCTGCTGGAGGCGCTTTTATTACAGGTATTACAGGTACTCTGCTGAATGTAATCACTTACCCTGCATATAGGAAAAAAGGATATGCAACATTACTTATTGAAGCCTTGATTCAAAGAGCAAGGGAACTGAATGTTACAGCTATTGATCTCAATGCAACCCAAATGGGGGAAAAGGTATATCAAAATTTAGGTTTTCTGCCTATTAAAGATGTCGCTATGCGTTTGAAGTTAGAATATTAA
- a CDS encoding DUF2721 domain-containing protein, producing MEIDLTTPALLFSAISLIMLAYTNRFMSYAQLVRTLKEQYRENHSSVTAAQIANLRKRLYLTRAMQVTGTGSLLLCVVSMFFIYIQLYLVSIYIFGLAMVLLIISLAISVYEIYISVKALEIHLNDMDE from the coding sequence ATGGAAATCGATTTAACGACTCCGGCTCTGTTGTTTTCGGCAATTTCATTGATTATGTTGGCTTATACCAACCGTTTTATGTCGTATGCCCAGTTGGTACGTACTTTGAAGGAACAATACCGGGAAAATCATTCGTCGGTAACTGCGGCACAGATTGCCAATCTTCGTAAACGTCTGTATCTGACGCGTGCCATGCAGGTGACAGGGACAGGCAGCTTATTGCTGTGTGTCGTAAGCATGTTCTTTATTTATATACAACTTTATCTTGTATCCATCTATATCTTTGGACTGGCAATGGTGTTGCTGATTATCTCTCTGGCTATCTCTGTGTACGAGATTTATATTTCGGTGAAGGCTTTAGAGATACATCTGAATGATATGGATGAATAA